A region from the Mycobacterium heidelbergense genome encodes:
- a CDS encoding WhiB family transcriptional regulator encodes MGHPCAANPELWFGYPDDDGGDGAAKARAYERSATEARIQCLRRCPLAQQRRCAQHAIAHGEEYGVWAGVKLPGGQYRKREQLARAHDDLRRIAAGEINSRQLPENAALLSRHEHDAIPVPAVVLHLPTAQVGPRSAA; translated from the coding sequence ATGGGCCACCCCTGCGCAGCCAATCCGGAACTCTGGTTCGGGTATCCCGACGATGATGGCGGTGACGGCGCGGCCAAGGCCCGCGCTTACGAGCGGTCCGCCACCGAGGCGCGGATCCAATGCCTGCGCCGCTGCCCGCTGGCGCAGCAACGTCGGTGTGCCCAGCACGCCATCGCGCACGGCGAGGAGTACGGCGTCTGGGCCGGCGTCAAACTACCCGGCGGCCAATACCGCAAGCGCGAACAGCTCGCCCGGGCCCACGACGACCTGCGGCGTATCGCCGCCGGCGAGATCAACTCGCGGCAGCTGCCCGAAAACGCGGCCCTGCTGTCACGTCACGAACACGATGCGATTCCGGTGCCCGCGGTGGTGTTGCACCTGCCGACCGCGCAAGTGGGACCCCGTTCGGCCGCTTAG
- a CDS encoding pirin family protein, with amino-acid sequence MSNLEAAPAEVACSASRVSGTEVLHPREVPLGGPRAIRVRRTLPQRQRSLIGAWCFLDHYGPVSASMDVPPHPHTGLQTASWLFSGGVEHRDSAGVHALVRPGELNLMTAGAGICHSEVSVASNAVLHGVQLWVALPDSDRDTGRDFAHHVPAPISLHGAVARVFLGELAGDRSPVRTFTPLLGAQIDLDVNAELDIDVDPAFEHGVLCDLGPVEMRETTLAVADLGYQSPGNSSLHLRNAGDRPARVLLLGGIPFAERLVMWWNFVGRSHDDIVGYRQLWEDADDRFGAVQGYRGSVNRLPAPPLPTTRLRPRPTPEEREQA; translated from the coding sequence ATGAGCAACCTCGAAGCCGCGCCGGCCGAGGTCGCGTGCAGTGCTTCACGGGTTTCCGGCACCGAGGTGCTGCATCCGCGGGAGGTCCCGCTGGGCGGGCCGCGGGCGATCCGGGTGCGGCGCACGCTTCCGCAACGACAACGCTCGCTGATCGGGGCGTGGTGTTTTCTCGACCACTATGGTCCCGTGTCGGCGAGCATGGACGTCCCGCCTCATCCACACACCGGATTGCAAACGGCCAGTTGGTTGTTCAGCGGGGGAGTGGAGCATCGGGACAGCGCCGGCGTTCATGCCCTGGTCCGTCCCGGCGAGCTGAATTTGATGACGGCGGGCGCGGGCATTTGTCACTCCGAAGTGTCGGTCGCGTCGAATGCCGTCCTGCACGGCGTGCAGTTGTGGGTGGCGCTGCCCGATTCGGACCGCGACACCGGCCGCGACTTCGCCCACCACGTGCCCGCACCGATTTCGCTGCATGGCGCGGTCGCCCGAGTGTTCCTGGGAGAGTTGGCGGGTGACCGTTCGCCGGTGCGGACGTTCACTCCCTTACTGGGCGCGCAGATCGATCTGGACGTGAACGCTGAGCTGGACATCGACGTCGATCCGGCGTTCGAACACGGCGTGCTTTGCGACTTGGGTCCCGTCGAGATGCGGGAGACCACCCTGGCGGTCGCCGACCTCGGGTACCAGAGCCCGGGCAATTCGTCGCTGCACCTGCGCAACGCCGGTGACCGACCCGCACGCGTGCTGCTGCTGGGCGGGATACCCTTCGCCGAACGGCTGGTGATGTGGTGGAACTTCGTCGGGCGCAGTCACGACGACATCGTCGGCTACCGCCAACTGTGGGAGGACGCCGACGACCGCTTCGGCGCCGTTCAGGGCTACCGGGGTTCGGTGAACCGGCTGCCCGCCCCGCCGCTGCCGACCACCCGGCTGCGACCGAGACCAACACCGGAAGAAAGGGAGCAGGCATGA
- a CDS encoding GNAT family N-acetyltransferase, which produces MTADKTGAQTTVAAEEGRYTIAVEGKTVGLAEFADRGDQRVFYHTEVDPAYGGRGLASILVEAALDAARDDGKRIVPVCSMVVTVLKKHPEFDAITDPVTPDIDRWLQARSTS; this is translated from the coding sequence ATGACTGCCGATAAGACCGGCGCGCAAACCACGGTCGCCGCCGAGGAGGGCCGGTACACCATTGCCGTCGAGGGCAAGACCGTCGGGCTGGCCGAATTCGCCGACCGCGGCGATCAGCGCGTTTTTTACCACACCGAGGTCGATCCGGCGTACGGCGGACGTGGCCTGGCGAGCATCCTCGTCGAGGCGGCGCTCGACGCGGCTCGCGACGACGGCAAGCGCATCGTTCCGGTGTGCTCCATGGTGGTCACGGTGCTCAAGAAGCACCCCGAATTCGACGCCATCACCGACCCCGTCACCCCCGACATCGACCGGTGGCTGCAGGCACGGTCGACGAGTTAA
- a CDS encoding YdeI/OmpD-associated family protein, whose translation MSSQRVPGGVVHTLPADLRRALIANSTALAAWKDITPLARNEFICWVEDAKQETTRERRIRRTREELEEGKRRPCCWPGCKHRERTGR comes from the coding sequence GTGAGCAGCCAGCGAGTACCCGGCGGGGTGGTGCACACGCTGCCCGCCGACCTGCGCCGGGCCCTGATCGCCAACTCCACGGCACTCGCGGCCTGGAAGGACATCACGCCCTTAGCGCGCAACGAGTTCATCTGCTGGGTCGAGGATGCAAAGCAAGAGACGACCCGCGAGCGCCGCATTCGCCGGACCCGGGAAGAGCTCGAAGAAGGCAAGCGCCGTCCCTGCTGTTGGCCGGGGTGCAAGCACCGCGAGCGCACCGGCAGGTAA
- a CDS encoding VOC family protein — MSEHEVRMIVLSTDDLDESIRFYSETLGMPLKFRDGAHFAALDGGAVTVALATAVDHPIYGQVVVGIKTADVDAAAKAVEASGGGIVQGPYNDAHERRAVVYDNKGNGLVFYSPLPR, encoded by the coding sequence TTGAGCGAGCACGAAGTACGAATGATCGTCTTATCGACCGACGACTTGGACGAGTCGATTCGGTTTTACAGCGAAACCCTGGGGATGCCGCTGAAGTTTCGCGACGGGGCCCACTTCGCAGCCCTCGACGGTGGGGCGGTCACCGTCGCACTGGCGACCGCGGTGGACCATCCCATCTACGGGCAGGTCGTCGTCGGGATCAAGACGGCCGACGTCGACGCCGCCGCGAAGGCCGTGGAGGCCAGCGGTGGCGGCATCGTGCAAGGCCCCTACAACGACGCGCACGAACGCCGCGCCGTGGTCTACGACAACAAGGGCAACGGGTTGGTCTTTTACAGCCCGCTGCCCCGGTGA
- a CDS encoding antitoxin Xre/MbcA/ParS toxin-binding domain-containing protein, which translates to MGANALASTVSSAIERLGLTYEEVGGIVDASARSVARWTSGQVVPQRLNKQRLIELAYVADALAEVLPRDQANVWMFSPNRLLQHAKPADLIRDGEYQRVLALIDAMAEGIFV; encoded by the coding sequence ATGGGAGCTAATGCGCTCGCCTCAACCGTGTCGAGTGCGATCGAGCGCTTGGGATTGACCTATGAGGAAGTCGGCGGCATCGTCGATGCGTCTGCGCGCTCGGTGGCGCGCTGGACCTCAGGTCAGGTCGTCCCGCAACGTCTCAACAAGCAACGACTCATCGAACTGGCCTACGTCGCCGACGCCCTAGCCGAAGTCCTTCCCCGCGACCAGGCCAACGTCTGGATGTTCTCGCCGAACCGATTACTGCAGCACGCCAAACCCGCCGACCTGATACGCGACGGCGAATATCAGCGCGTCTTGGCGCTCATCGACGCGATGGCCGAAGGGATCTTCGTGTGA
- a CDS encoding type II toxin-antitoxin system ParD family antitoxin, producing the protein MGKNTSFSLDEHYSAFIDDAVAAGRYRSASDVVRSALRLLEDRETQLRVLRDALEAGERSGISTPFDFDAFLNRKRAAAQTPRGQ; encoded by the coding sequence GTGGGTAAAAATACCTCTTTCAGTCTCGATGAGCATTACAGCGCCTTCATTGATGACGCGGTCGCTGCCGGCCGTTATCGGTCGGCCAGTGATGTCGTCCGCTCGGCGTTGCGGCTGCTCGAAGACCGCGAAACGCAGTTGCGGGTACTGCGCGATGCCCTCGAAGCCGGCGAACGTAGCGGTATCTCCACGCCATTCGACTTCGACGCCTTCCTCAACCGCAAGCGGGCCGCCGCCCAGACACCGCGCGGGCAGTAA
- a CDS encoding type II toxin-antitoxin system RelE/ParE family toxin encodes MRLRRLPQPQAGRRPDTARAVTGQYLLSPAAQADLEQIWDYTYDRWGVDQADYYLRELQHAVNSIAENPGIGRACDEIRPGYRKLAAGSHTLFYQVTEDGIVDVVRILHQRMDVDRHL; translated from the coding sequence ATTCGACTTCGACGCCTTCCTCAACCGCAAGCGGGCCGCCGCCCAGACACCGCGCGGGCAGTAACCGGTCAATATCTTCTCTCACCTGCTGCGCAAGCAGATTTAGAGCAGATCTGGGACTACACCTATGACCGTTGGGGTGTTGACCAAGCCGATTACTACCTGCGCGAACTACAACATGCCGTTAACAGCATTGCGGAAAACCCAGGAATCGGCCGAGCCTGCGACGAGATCCGCCCCGGCTACCGCAAACTTGCCGCCGGTTCGCACACGCTGTTCTACCAGGTCACCGAGGACGGCATTGTTGACGTCGTGCGCATCCTGCACCAACGTATGGACGTCGACCGCCACCTCTGA
- a CDS encoding ImmA/IrrE family metallo-endopeptidase, which yields MHWLITGEPDPHRVTVVARHDYDPSTGNRTIPGHSNDREVLNDIALAYRQAATMSLPKCKPPTDVADARAQLGPDFVRTLLEDIEKTFGINMIRVAELSTAYGFTVGDNAIIAIPASGNWFRENWDIAHELGHFAHGHTDVGLSEETRNLHERAANGFAAELLMPAERVHAQDWASMTAGGLAALVWDFGVSTAAVGHRLDSLQIPASPVVEEWRTKPTQRLLRRHWRPAVPGDPITARMDAAALRRFPPAIQDAHLELIAQGQLRKATLAWMLGVSADALEVDQPAAPESISSSELMTALGI from the coding sequence GTGCACTGGCTGATCACCGGCGAGCCTGATCCACATCGGGTAACCGTCGTCGCGCGCCACGACTACGACCCGAGCACTGGCAACCGGACCATTCCGGGCCACAGCAACGACCGCGAAGTCCTCAACGACATCGCACTGGCGTATCGGCAAGCGGCAACCATGTCGTTGCCGAAGTGCAAACCGCCCACCGATGTAGCGGACGCGCGCGCGCAGTTGGGTCCCGATTTCGTGCGAACGCTCCTTGAGGACATTGAGAAGACGTTCGGCATCAACATGATCCGGGTCGCCGAGTTGTCGACGGCCTACGGCTTCACCGTCGGCGACAACGCGATCATCGCGATTCCCGCGTCCGGAAACTGGTTCCGGGAGAACTGGGACATCGCCCACGAACTCGGTCACTTCGCCCACGGGCACACCGACGTCGGCCTCTCGGAGGAGACACGCAACCTCCACGAGCGGGCTGCCAATGGCTTTGCCGCGGAGTTGCTCATGCCGGCTGAACGAGTACACGCCCAGGACTGGGCCTCCATGACAGCGGGCGGGCTGGCCGCGCTGGTCTGGGATTTCGGTGTGTCGACCGCCGCAGTGGGACATCGGCTCGATTCGCTCCAGATTCCGGCATCGCCGGTCGTGGAGGAGTGGCGGACGAAACCGACGCAGCGCCTACTGCGACGCCACTGGCGACCGGCCGTGCCCGGTGATCCGATCACCGCCCGCATGGACGCCGCGGCGCTTCGGCGATTCCCGCCGGCCATCCAAGACGCTCATCTGGAGTTGATCGCGCAGGGGCAACTGCGGAAAGCCACCCTTGCGTGGATGCTTGGGGTCTCTGCCGACGCTTTGGAGGTCGACCAACCGGCCGCACCGGAGTCCATCAGCAGCTCGGAACTGATGACAGCGCTGGGAATCTGA
- a CDS encoding nucleotidyltransferase domain-containing protein produces MAHLKQQFRDALGSIEPGDDKAHAPEAHNLVRDALEADPTLAGYGVSPVLIGSYKRNVSIKRIKDVDVFVRLPEVSAEVSSRDILDRFFKVLHAEFGADSDGHRRTKRQDRSLQVSFPEYDLYVDAVPARPYVDGQTWEIPQKGDEDQWVRTNPEALTTLSSAMNANHDGFYVPTVKLLRQTRRALLGVGTKPGGFFIEAATYQAFNSGLVGGDDQAEYYVSALQQISTIINNFATYGIEVSDPTLLGHTISIRATDDELEAARSCLADAAAAARDALIDEDEGAAALTFQKLLGENGDGDTVFKMPPGFNEDGTKRASIISPGARVVPAGPRTFG; encoded by the coding sequence ATGGCTCACCTCAAGCAGCAATTCAGGGACGCCTTAGGCTCCATCGAGCCCGGCGACGACAAGGCCCACGCGCCCGAGGCGCACAACCTGGTGCGCGATGCGCTCGAAGCCGATCCCACGCTCGCCGGATACGGCGTGAGCCCGGTGCTGATCGGGTCGTACAAGCGCAACGTGTCAATCAAGCGGATCAAGGACGTGGACGTGTTTGTCCGCCTCCCCGAGGTGTCCGCAGAGGTATCTTCCCGAGACATCCTCGACCGCTTCTTCAAGGTGCTCCATGCAGAGTTCGGCGCCGACTCCGACGGGCACCGCCGGACCAAGCGCCAGGACCGCAGTCTGCAGGTCTCCTTCCCGGAATACGACCTCTATGTCGACGCAGTACCTGCCCGCCCCTACGTGGATGGCCAGACGTGGGAGATCCCGCAGAAGGGGGACGAGGACCAGTGGGTCCGCACCAACCCCGAAGCGCTGACCACACTGTCGAGCGCGATGAATGCTAACCACGACGGCTTCTACGTGCCGACCGTTAAGTTGCTGCGCCAAACGCGACGCGCCCTACTCGGCGTCGGGACGAAGCCCGGCGGATTCTTTATCGAGGCCGCTACGTACCAAGCTTTCAACTCAGGACTCGTCGGCGGCGACGACCAAGCGGAGTACTACGTCTCAGCGCTGCAGCAGATCAGCACGATCATCAACAACTTCGCCACCTACGGCATCGAGGTGAGCGACCCCACACTGCTCGGTCACACCATCTCGATCCGCGCAACGGACGACGAGCTGGAAGCCGCCCGATCCTGCTTAGCAGATGCCGCGGCCGCGGCACGCGATGCGCTCATCGACGAGGACGAAGGAGCTGCTGCGCTGACGTTTCAAAAGCTGCTCGGCGAGAACGGTGACGGTGACACCGTGTTCAAGATGCCGCCCGGTTTCAACGAGGACGGCACCAAGCGCGCCTCGATCATCTCCCCCGGCGCGCGGGTCGTGCCCGCCGGACCGAGAACGTTCGGGTGA
- a CDS encoding ThiF family adenylyltransferase encodes MSGALCLVAEDDHDGLWWTEVTAFLDQVTAWFDQAHAGWPEDRPDLDLDRYFHQSDDTRLYLYDDLAPYSNGFIRFRPARNNTMHIGRGTAPSKSAKGSKHRFGFLANIGDVEVPPRAWADIAERIDPNINLDRRIRRREVTVVMLTYRRGPHKGIIALEVWPTTDGGIAARRLRSAADTDAARSARAGLLAPELHRHHVAVVGVGALGSFIADMLARSGVHRLTLVDHDIVEPGNVVRHLVGPDTVGLAKVEAVRRHIAARGQLQGGGIAVINNALASDDSAAELMQDHSLVINATADFATTALLHLTAEALNTHILSAALQNDGATYRIDVLPALGGADPLPPSDTGAASAHQPLFESGCGSPISPTPPHAVIEAAAATVRHAIGLLVEQPLHPAGEVHHYTLHERTQQ; translated from the coding sequence GTGAGCGGAGCGCTGTGTCTGGTGGCCGAGGACGACCACGATGGACTGTGGTGGACCGAGGTGACCGCGTTCCTGGACCAGGTCACTGCATGGTTCGACCAAGCCCACGCCGGCTGGCCCGAAGACCGCCCCGACCTCGACCTCGACAGGTACTTCCACCAGTCCGACGACACCCGCCTCTACCTCTACGACGACCTCGCGCCATACAGCAACGGATTCATTCGCTTCCGCCCGGCGAGGAACAACACCATGCACATCGGGCGCGGGACAGCACCGTCGAAGTCTGCGAAAGGTAGCAAGCACCGTTTCGGCTTCCTCGCGAACATCGGAGACGTCGAAGTGCCGCCGAGAGCATGGGCGGACATCGCTGAGCGGATCGACCCGAACATCAACCTGGACCGCCGAATTCGGCGCCGCGAAGTCACCGTCGTGATGCTGACGTATCGACGTGGCCCCCACAAGGGCATCATCGCGCTGGAGGTGTGGCCTACAACGGACGGCGGTATCGCGGCCAGGCGCCTGCGCTCCGCGGCAGACACTGACGCTGCCCGCTCCGCGCGGGCCGGCCTGCTAGCTCCTGAACTTCACCGACATCACGTCGCGGTCGTCGGCGTGGGCGCCTTGGGGTCGTTCATCGCAGACATGCTGGCCCGCTCGGGCGTGCACCGCCTCACCCTCGTCGATCACGACATCGTCGAGCCGGGAAACGTCGTCCGTCACCTCGTCGGCCCCGACACCGTGGGGTTGGCGAAAGTCGAGGCGGTCAGACGCCACATCGCCGCCCGCGGCCAACTGCAAGGGGGTGGCATCGCGGTCATCAACAACGCACTGGCCTCTGACGACTCCGCCGCGGAGCTCATGCAAGACCACAGCCTCGTAATCAACGCCACCGCGGACTTCGCCACCACAGCGCTGCTACACCTCACCGCCGAGGCACTCAACACGCATATCCTCTCGGCGGCACTGCAGAACGACGGCGCGACATACCGCATCGATGTGCTGCCTGCGCTCGGCGGCGCCGACCCGTTACCGCCCTCGGATACCGGCGCAGCCAGCGCACACCAACCTCTGTTCGAGTCCGGATGCGGTAGCCCCATCTCGCCGACACCACCGCACGCGGTCATCGAAGCTGCCGCGGCGACAGTCCGGCACGCCATCGGCTTGCTCGTCGAGCAGCCGCTGCACCCGGCAGGCGAGGTCCATCACTACACGCTCCACGAGAGGACGCAGCAGTGA
- a CDS encoding SAVED domain-containing protein — protein sequence MRRTPTRIQLRNAAHALITSETARHLPAETGGVLLGYREDTDIIVTHALVVDGELASANRYVRDDVKANELLRAFLEDRADDDPIGYIGEWHSHPAPCGPSPTDVHAIRATAKSSDAAIALLVHIPSGSPAFSGIVAARGRLGRVSTRAATVLLPQNRFPPLGPLPNGAVRGDGPVFVSYRQSDGTAAAESLEGLLRAAGLVVWRDRSDLRAGTTTDRLEQALTQGLSAAVLVMTPDIVYSEIVRERELPRLLQLDADPGFSLCIANHVARQPDNSRCDFEAPDRLLQTAPARTLADKKQTNMLDAAGEVEIARDILMHRVEQRRSMLRQQQRPFTIRVQSRPTPSAIDAGEDDLHIRLSAATSGRLPSPRGLRLLQTTLPIISDAVYATGARTVRIAGGAHLSVALALGAALPETKLGVLEVRDLQDQVWTSLAGERLSNNDVHIEPIDPERSSTAGRERIAVFVSLTPEADRTAFVRLIRESTDGFTAAAIVSTEPNSRIDAREGGRLSASVARAIKGLAASSGRAEVHLAFHGPYTMAALTGRYLNTLRTVVYEWDSEGADGPAYTPVIVLEPGTAGGPITDVLV from the coding sequence GTGAGGCGCACACCGACGCGAATTCAGCTCAGAAACGCAGCGCATGCCTTGATCACGTCCGAAACCGCAAGGCACCTGCCAGCCGAGACCGGAGGCGTGCTGCTCGGTTATCGCGAGGACACCGACATCATCGTCACCCATGCCCTGGTCGTGGACGGGGAACTCGCGTCCGCAAACCGCTATGTGCGCGACGACGTGAAGGCCAACGAGCTGCTGCGTGCCTTTCTCGAAGATCGCGCCGACGACGATCCGATCGGATACATCGGCGAATGGCATAGCCACCCAGCCCCCTGCGGGCCCAGTCCGACCGACGTCCATGCGATTCGGGCCACCGCCAAATCCAGCGACGCCGCCATTGCTCTGCTTGTTCACATCCCGTCAGGCTCCCCGGCGTTTTCCGGCATCGTCGCCGCCCGCGGCCGGCTCGGACGTGTCTCGACCCGAGCAGCCACAGTGTTGTTGCCGCAGAACAGATTTCCACCTCTTGGCCCGCTACCAAACGGTGCGGTCCGCGGTGACGGACCAGTGTTTGTTTCTTATCGGCAGTCCGACGGAACTGCGGCCGCTGAATCGCTTGAGGGTCTGCTCAGGGCGGCGGGGCTGGTCGTGTGGCGCGACCGTAGCGACCTACGCGCGGGCACCACAACCGATCGGCTAGAGCAGGCCCTCACCCAGGGCCTGTCGGCAGCGGTGCTTGTCATGACACCAGACATCGTGTACAGCGAGATCGTCCGCGAACGCGAACTACCGCGCCTGCTGCAACTCGACGCAGATCCAGGGTTCAGCCTGTGCATTGCCAATCACGTTGCCCGACAGCCAGATAATTCGAGGTGCGACTTCGAGGCCCCCGACCGGCTACTGCAAACGGCGCCCGCCCGCACCCTGGCCGACAAGAAGCAAACCAACATGCTCGACGCCGCTGGCGAGGTCGAGATCGCGCGTGACATCCTGATGCACCGCGTCGAACAACGCAGATCCATGCTCCGCCAACAACAACGGCCTTTCACGATTCGCGTGCAAAGCAGGCCGACACCGTCCGCTATTGATGCCGGCGAGGACGACTTGCACATCCGCCTCAGCGCCGCCACCAGCGGGCGCCTTCCCTCCCCACGCGGACTCAGGCTCCTTCAAACCACACTGCCGATAATCAGCGACGCGGTATACGCCACTGGCGCCAGAACCGTACGCATCGCCGGCGGCGCACACTTATCGGTAGCCCTAGCCCTGGGCGCCGCACTGCCTGAGACGAAATTGGGGGTCCTTGAGGTCCGCGACCTCCAGGACCAGGTGTGGACCTCCTTGGCCGGCGAGAGACTCTCCAACAACGACGTCCACATCGAACCCATCGACCCGGAGCGGTCGTCCACAGCAGGGCGTGAGCGAATCGCGGTGTTTGTCAGTCTGACTCCCGAGGCCGACCGCACCGCTTTCGTGCGGCTCATCCGCGAGTCAACCGACGGGTTCACCGCCGCCGCCATCGTGTCGACCGAGCCGAACAGCAGAATCGACGCACGCGAAGGCGGCCGTCTGAGTGCATCCGTCGCGCGCGCTATCAAGGGGCTCGCGGCGAGCAGCGGCCGCGCCGAGGTGCACCTGGCTTTCCACGGCCCGTACACCATGGCTGCGCTCACCGGCCGCTACCTCAACACGTTGCGCACCGTCGTCTACGAATGGGACAGCGAGGGCGCCGACGGGCCGGCCTACACACCGGTCATCGTTTTGGAACCTGGCACCGCCGGAGGACCGATCACCGACGTCCTCGTCTAG